AGCCCTCCAACCTTTTTGGACTCCATTTCTAATATTCTTAACTATTGTACCCTCTCCATTGGCTCTTTTATTCGCCATCAGTACCACCACCATATATATTATTCATTGATTTTAAAGTATCTATCATATCTTTTTGTAAATTATTCATTGATTTTAAAGTATCTATTTGTGTCTCTAGTCCTTTTATTATAGATTTTAAATCATTGATTTTAGATATATATATCATTTCTAATTGTTTAGGATTTATTTTGTCATGTAGTGGTATTTGGTTATTAAGTTCTTCGCTAAAGTCTATTTTATATTTAGATGTTATTAACTCTTCATAACTCATATTATCAGTATAATTGTTTATTATCTCATCATATTTAGATGTATTATCACTTTTATTATTTTCATCAATATATTTTTCACCAAACTTATCGAATAATAGTTGTATATCCTTTGAATTATATATATCCAACTTAGTTATATCATTATTTATTGGTTTTTCTTTATAATGTTTTGAAGCTTCTCGACTCTTAGTAATAGAACTTAAACCATGATTACCTTTATCAGTTAAATCATTTACATTGATATTTAAAGCCTCTGATATATCATTTAATACCTTTAATGATGGTACTATGTGATTTGATTCATACTTTTGTATAGTTCTTAATGATTTATTTAATTTATTGGCTAACTCAGTTTGAGTTATTTTATTTTTCTTTCTATATTTTTTTATATTATCTCCTATATTCATTTTAAAACCCTCCATGTATTGAGTTGTATTATCTATTATTAACTTATATTAGCATTATAACACAATGTGAAACAAAAGTTCATAAAAATATAAAAAATATTGACCTGTGAACAAAAAGGTCGTATAATGAAATCAAAATATGAAACAAAAATACGTAAATGAGGTGATAAAGTGATAAATTTAAAAATAGCTAGAGTTAAAAATAACTTAACTCAAAAACAGTTAGCCGAATTAGTGGGAGTATCATCATCAACGATAAACCGTATAGAAACTGGTAAACAAGTTTTAAAAGTAGATATGTTAAATAAGTTGGTAAATATATTAGAAATACCAATAAATGATTTATTAGAGGTAAAATAGGAGGAGTAAATGGATAGTAAAAAATTAATTACGGTTAAGGAGTTCGCCATGGAGTATGGTATAGGAACTAATAAAGCTTATGAGATGGTAAATTCTAAAGGCTTTCCAGTAGTAAAGTTAGGTAGAAAAATATTAGTAATAAGAGATAGAGTAGACGAGTTTTTATATAAGAACATAGGAGTTACATTTTAGGAGGTGGTAAATTGTTAGACATATTTAAGGTGGTAGAAGCTAAAGAACTTTTACCAATAGTACCAGTATTTAATTATACTAATAAATCAACTATACCATGGAAAAAGGAAGTTAACTGGATAAAAACTAAAGAGGAATTAAGAGACCAGGGCGAGTTGTACCAGTATATTAATAATAAGGATGAAGTTAAAAAAGGTATGATAACTGGAGGAGCATTAATAACTGGTAAATCTAGTAATATAATGGTTTTAGATTTAGACCGTAACCATGGAGACAGTACAAAGGATGGAGTAGAAGCCTATAAACAAATGGTAGAAGGTTTAGGAATGACCGAGGATGAGCAACAACAAGCATTTAATACATTTACTGTTAAGACTCCAAATGGTGGTTTACATCTATATTTTAAGTATAGAGAAGGTTTAAAAAATAATAGTAATAGTGAGTTATCAATAGATATTAGAACAGATGGAGGTATCATAATTACTCCAGGCTCACTAAGGAAAGTAAAAGACGAGATTAAAGAGTACACAGTTTATAAAGATAATCCAGTTTATAATATGCCTACATCATTATTTGATAAACTTACTGAATACTTTGGAGCAACTAAAACCAATGTAGATGGTAATAGAAAAGCTAAAAAGAAACCAGGTAGACCATCTAAAAGTAATGATTTTTACACAGTTACTAATGAAGGTGGGAGGGATGATGCTTTAATTAAATATTTAGGTAAGGTTATAACTCAACCAATGTTTAGAAGTGTCCACGAGTTACTACCAGTAGCTATGATGTATAACCAATGCTACATAAATCCACCTTTAGAACCTCAACAAGTCCAGGAAAAAGTTAATAGTATATTATCTTATGCTAAACCAGTCTACTGTACTGATAAAGGTAGAATTATAAATGGTTCCTTGGTTAAATATGTACTTGATAAGGCTCCATCATATGTAAAAGGTAATATGTTATATATCTACAATGAAGAACTAGGAATATATGAATATATGGAGATTAGAGACCAATTAAAGCTATATTATGACCATGTGGTTATGGATGAGGATATAGACCCAGGTAAAGCAGATAAATTCGCTAAAACAATTCACTCAATAGCAGAAAATCACAAAGAATTATTTAATTATGAGAATAGATATATAAATTGTTTAAATGGTGTTGTAGATACCGATACTGGAGAACTACTGGAGTTTACATCTGATATAAAACTAGATACTAAATTCAATGGTAACTATACAAATGATATAGATAAATATAAAAATGATTATAATAATTCAAAGTTTAAAAGCTTCTTAGAAAACATACTTGATAGTGGTACGATTTTAACACTCCAAGAAGCTTGGGGAGTTATGTTATGTCCTAATGCTACAAAGGTACAACAATGTTTTATATATAAAGGTGAAGGATCTAATGGTAAATCTAGTTTATTCGATATACAAACGGCTTTATTATATGATAAGGATAAATCAGTATGCGGTATAGGTCTTGGTAAGTTTGGGGATGAGTTTATCATGGCAATGGCAGAAGGTAGAAGGGTAAATATAGTTAGAGATGATACAGTAGAAGGTAAAATCAATGGAGTTTTTAAAAGTGCCGTATGTGGTGAAGAAATAACAGTTAATAAGAAAAATAAAGACCATGTACAAATGAAGTTTAACATGGCTTGGTTCTATGGTTTAAATAGGATGCCAGTAACCAATGATAAAAGTTATGGATTCTTTAGGAGACCAATATTTATACCATTTACAATTCGTTTCGGAACAAAGGAACAAGTAGAACGAGGAGAAGCCGACAAGGTGGGAGTACCTGGAATAGTAGAGGAGATTATCTCCAATGAAATGGATATAGTTTTCATGTGGGCATACGAAGGACTAAAAAGAGTAAAATCTAATAACTGGAAGATAACTCAAAGTGAAGCATCTATCAATGAGATGGAAGAATACAAAGAAGAAGCCGACTCGTCATATGCTTTTTATAAAGATAAACTTGTTAGGGTTCAAGGATATAATGTTCATGCTAAAACCTTATATCAAGCTTACAAAGATTGGTGTTTTACAGAGGATATAAATAGCCCAATGAATGTAACACAATTTGGTAGACAAATGGCATCATATGGACATAAAAAAAGTACTGGAATGGCTCATGATATAGGCAAACCAGGTAATACAGTATTCTTTAATGTTAATTATAAAAAGAATGTATATATACCAGTAGAAAATAATAAAAAGGTATTTGAAGAAACTAAACAAAGTAATTTTATGGAAGTAAGCTTCAAACCATCTAATACTGGAGATTCACCATTCTAATATATGGGGGTAACATGGATATAAATACTAGAAACTTATTAAATGAATATATGGATGTATTGTTTAGGATAACAGTAGCTGACCATTGGTTTAATGCTCTAGGTAATAAGAGTAAATGTAATACAGATTCAAGGGAATATATAGACCTATGTAATCTATTTGATAGGATGGTTCCATTATATATAAGCCTAAGAGAACTAAATATAAATCCACCAAGATGGATAAATGATAATTTAAAAATAGACCAATTAATAGAAGAATATAAGATAAATAACAAGGAGGTAATGTAATACATGGTAAATAGTGTTAAATTTGAAGGAATAAATAAAGGCGTAACATTTAGCAATAATCAGATAGTTAAATTCAAACTGGAAAATATAGGTAAAACTAAGAAAACGGCTCTAATAACTTGTTTTAAGGAAGAATATTTCGTGGATATAAAAGAAAGCAAAAATAAAACCATCCTAATAGATGGCGAGTTTTTCGAATCCAACTACCAAGATAAAAAAACTGGTAACTGGATAAATGGTTACTGTATCAATGCTAAGCAAATAACTATAAAATAATATTTATTTAATATAGAGTAGGAAGAAGGTAAGAGGTCTCCTACTCTTTTTATTATGCTCTATTAGAATACATACATATGTATGAACTAATAAAAGTATAGCATAATTTACTAAAAAATAAAAAGAAAAACGTAATGTAAAATTAAAACATGATATGAGCATGAGCGATATATATAAACTATTATTAGAAGTTTTAATAGTTTTTTATATTTATTATAAAAATAGTTACAATACATGACAGATAAAATAGAAATAATATATGTCGAGATATAAAAATACTAGAGTATTAATTTACTCTAGCATTAGTTTACATTAATTATTTATTCAAATGTAGTAGTTATTTGTTGTAAAGATTTATTTTCACCTAAGTCTAGTGATATCATTATATCTTTTATAGTTGCACCTTCTGAAGCCTGGAAAGTTATATCTCCCCTAAGTTTTCCATTTGCCGGTAATGTAGCATCTAAGCTTCCATTTTGCTCAGCAGTTATTGTTAAACTTGCTTTTCTTGACTCTGTATCAGTAGCTTCAAAACACATCGCAGTTGATACTGGTATATCATTTTCAGTGTGATTAGTCATTAATATGTCAAATGTATAAGCATCTTTTATTTCTCCACCCATATAGTCTACTGCTTTTCTGACTTCTAATATTTCATAATAAACATCGTGATTTTCACTAAGTGAACTTTTTTCACCTTGTTGATGTTCGTGTGAATCATTTCCATTTATTCTTTCCATGCATACTCCATACTCGTTACTTTCTTGCTTAGTTTCTTTCTTACTTTCAGTAGCAACTTCTTTTCCTGGACTCTCTTGGTTACTACCATTAGACCCACATCCTACTACTGACATTCCTGATACTAAAATCATACATACTAATAATTCTTTTGCTAATTTCATAAAACATCCCCCTATATTTTTGAATTGCAGTAGAATTATATCATATATCACTTGCTGTAATTTGTAGAAATATGTATTAATACAACTTTGAAGTTAATACAAGTACGCTTGATGATTTATTAAATATAGATTTAGAATCATTGGAGCCATTGGAGATGGATTTATATTAACCACAAGATAAGCACAAGGTTACTCGGAAATGATAAGGTAACGGTAAGATTAGGGTAAGGTATGTCAAGGTTAGGACAAGGTACCCCAAGATTACAACAAGGTGCACCGAGTTTTTAACGAGGTATGCTAAGTTTTGCTAAGATTTATATACTAAGATACCCTAAGGTTTTACTAAGGTAACGGTGAGATTAGGGCTAGGTAATACCTCATTAAACATTACTTTAAAAATCCTAACATTTGCTAACAATAGAAATTAACTAAACTTGACATTTAAACCTTGTAAAACCTAGTATTTATAAATTGAATTTCCCTAATTTCCTAAAAAAAGAAGCTAAAAAAGGGCTAGTTTATCCACTTTTAATATACCACAAGTAATACATAGCACTTATAAAAGTAAAATATATTTTCATAACCTCTAAATATTCACTATACATTAAATCACCTACTTTATTAAATATATTATTCCAATTAAAAGTAATATAGCAATATAAGAAGCCACAAACCAATTACTATTTTTAGGTTTTTCTATTTTACTATTAAAATCTTTTAAAGTTCTGTAAGGCTTCCATTTTTCCATATCATCATATTGTTTAATAGATCCATAAGTACCAAAAGGGTTTTTACTTTTATCTCTTTTATTAAACTTAGGTTTATATTTATCTATTAAATATTCTTCTAAACTTTTACATTCTAAATTATTATCTAGCTTAACTATGTCAACTCTAGCCGTTTGAGAATAACAGTCTTGTGATAAATGGCCATTTGGTTTAAAATGTTGGTTCATTATTCTTCGCCAGGCATTATTTGTCATACCTATGTAAATTATATTTTTATCTCTATCAAGAAACCTATAAACGGCATATCCTTTATACATTTAATCACCTACTTTATCAATTTAATAATAAGAGTATTTACCAATTAACATAATCCTATAAG
Above is a genomic segment from Romboutsia lituseburensis containing:
- a CDS encoding helix-turn-helix domain-containing protein yields the protein MNIGDNIKKYRKKNKITQTELANKLNKSLRTIQKYESNHIVPSLKVLNDISEALNINVNDLTDKGNHGLSSITKSREASKHYKEKPINNDITKLDIYNSKDIQLLFDKFGEKYIDENNKSDNTSKYDEIINNYTDNMSYEELITSKYKIDFSEELNNQIPLHDKINPKQLEMIYISKINDLKSIIKGLETQIDTLKSMNNLQKDMIDTLKSMNNIYGGGTDGE
- a CDS encoding helix-turn-helix transcriptional regulator; its protein translation is MINLKIARVKNNLTQKQLAELVGVSSSTINRIETGKQVLKVDMLNKLVNILEIPINDLLEVK
- a CDS encoding helix-turn-helix domain-containing protein; translated protein: MDSKKLITVKEFAMEYGIGTNKAYEMVNSKGFPVVKLGRKILVIRDRVDEFLYKNIGVTF
- a CDS encoding phage/plasmid primase, P4 family, which codes for MLDIFKVVEAKELLPIVPVFNYTNKSTIPWKKEVNWIKTKEELRDQGELYQYINNKDEVKKGMITGGALITGKSSNIMVLDLDRNHGDSTKDGVEAYKQMVEGLGMTEDEQQQAFNTFTVKTPNGGLHLYFKYREGLKNNSNSELSIDIRTDGGIIITPGSLRKVKDEIKEYTVYKDNPVYNMPTSLFDKLTEYFGATKTNVDGNRKAKKKPGRPSKSNDFYTVTNEGGRDDALIKYLGKVITQPMFRSVHELLPVAMMYNQCYINPPLEPQQVQEKVNSILSYAKPVYCTDKGRIINGSLVKYVLDKAPSYVKGNMLYIYNEELGIYEYMEIRDQLKLYYDHVVMDEDIDPGKADKFAKTIHSIAENHKELFNYENRYINCLNGVVDTDTGELLEFTSDIKLDTKFNGNYTNDIDKYKNDYNNSKFKSFLENILDSGTILTLQEAWGVMLCPNATKVQQCFIYKGEGSNGKSSLFDIQTALLYDKDKSVCGIGLGKFGDEFIMAMAEGRRVNIVRDDTVEGKINGVFKSAVCGEEITVNKKNKDHVQMKFNMAWFYGLNRMPVTNDKSYGFFRRPIFIPFTIRFGTKEQVERGEADKVGVPGIVEEIISNEMDIVFMWAYEGLKRVKSNNWKITQSEASINEMEEYKEEADSSYAFYKDKLVRVQGYNVHAKTLYQAYKDWCFTEDINSPMNVTQFGRQMASYGHKKSTGMAHDIGKPGNTVFFNVNYKKNVYIPVENNKKVFEETKQSNFMEVSFKPSNTGDSPF
- a CDS encoding DUF4352 domain-containing protein; its protein translation is MKLAKELLVCMILVSGMSVVGCGSNGSNQESPGKEVATESKKETKQESNEYGVCMERINGNDSHEHQQGEKSSLSENHDVYYEILEVRKAVDYMGGEIKDAYTFDILMTNHTENDIPVSTAMCFEATDTESRKASLTITAEQNGSLDATLPANGKLRGDITFQASEGATIKDIMISLDLGENKSLQQITTTFE
- a CDS encoding GIY-YIG nuclease family protein, with protein sequence MYKGYAVYRFLDRDKNIIYIGMTNNAWRRIMNQHFKPNGHLSQDCYSQTARVDIVKLDNNLECKSLEEYLIDKYKPKFNKRDKSKNPFGTYGSIKQYDDMEKWKPYRTLKDFNSKIEKPKNSNWFVASYIAILLLIGIIYLIK